Within Desulfobacter sp., the genomic segment GTATACCTTTGAGCCAACGGAGCTGGACCACCTGGCACCGGCCCTGGTCTGCAATGTTTCACTCCATGAATTTATCCTGAACACCCCGGCCCGGACCCATTTTGCAGATGCCCATCCCGGGGTTGTCAAAAATATTGACGATACGGACTGGGTGGAGCGGAACCTTTACCAGATCCTGAAATTCATTGCTGCAAATGCCGGGGTCACCGCCGATGGGATTAAGGCCTTCTACCGGGGACTGGCCGAAGAAGGGGTATGGGGGGCTGACGATATGCTCCTGCCCGGCCGGCAGGTCATTGCCCTTTATGAAGCGGCCGGATGTCTCAGCCGGACCCGGCTCTGGGCGGATCCCGACTCATTCAGCGCCCTTGATCCGGAGGACCGGGCAAAGGTATTCGGCATTAAAGTCTTCATGGATGGTGCGGTGGGGGCCAGAACCGCCGCCCTGAACAAGCCCTATGATACCGGTACCGCCGGCCTGCTGCTGAAAACCGACCGGGAGTTGTACCGGGACCTGGCACAGGCCCTTGAATGGAATAAACCCGTTGCCATCCACAATATCGGGGACCGGGCCACGGCCCAGGTGATTTCATCGCTGACGGCCCTCAAAGAAAACACCGGCAAGCTGCCCCCCATGGTCCGGCTGGAGCATTGCCAGTACATCACCCCGGACATGGCCGAAACGGCAAAATCCTTAGGCGCTGTCCTGTCCATGCAGCCCAATTTCAGCGAAGATTCCATCCAGTACAAGGAAAGACTGCCCGGGGGCTATGCCGAAAGAAACAACCCCTTCCGCATGCTCATCGACCAGGCCGGATTTGTGCCGGGAAAAGATCTGTTCTTCGGCACCGACGGGCCGCCCCACGGGGTTGAGGCCGCCGTCACCGCCTGCCTCTTCCCGCCCCTGGACAGCCAGCGCCTCACCCTTGAAGAATGTATTGCGGGATACTGCCTCCCGGACATGGAAAAGGGACGGATAGAAATAGAGATCGACCACGCGCTCCGGGGGGTTACGGCACGGGTGGTCTTACACTAGCTCAGGAAACTGAACCCTAAAATCCCGCCAGCCGGGTCTCAACATGAACAGGGCCCTTTACCTGTTTTTCCTTGATCATGATGGTTTCGGTCTGAATCCAGGCGGCCCGGTCGATGGTCCCGATCTTTACTCCGGCATTGGGCTTGATCAGCAGCCGGGTCACACCCAACTGCCGCTCCCGGATGTGGTCCGCCGTATTTTTGTCCCGCTTTTTGATCTCGGCCAGCACCTCATCCCTGTTGGCCGGGTCCATGGAGAATTCCCAGGCAGCCATCAATGCGGTCATGAATGCCTTTACCCGTTCCGGATTTTTCTTGATCACCTCTCCCGAGGTGACCACGGAATTGGCCACAAATGAAACCCCGTAGTCAGCGGGGTTGAAAAAGCGGACCGATTCGCCTTCCTTGGCCAGTTTATCCTCCAGGATCACCCCCTGGGAATTTCTGTACACCGGCCAGATTTCCACCTTTTTTTTCAAAA encodes:
- a CDS encoding amidohydrolase family protein, with protein sequence MKQTLPLLHNTHTHPSIFAAMKTGVDISNAQTKAEALAAMDAHTGDFILVLGWHSTRYTFEPTELDHLAPALVCNVSLHEFILNTPARTHFADAHPGVVKNIDDTDWVERNLYQILKFIAANAGVTADGIKAFYRGLAEEGVWGADDMLLPGRQVIALYEAAGCLSRTRLWADPDSFSALDPEDRAKVFGIKVFMDGAVGARTAALNKPYDTGTAGLLLKTDRELYRDLAQALEWNKPVAIHNIGDRATAQVISSLTALKENTGKLPPMVRLEHCQYITPDMAETAKSLGAVLSMQPNFSEDSIQYKERLPGGYAERNNPFRMLIDQAGFVPGKDLFFGTDGPPHGVEAAVTACLFPPLDSQRLTLEECIAGYCLPDMEKGRIEIEIDHALRGVTARVVLH